From the genome of Patescibacteria group bacterium:
TATTATAACATAAATTTATTTATTTTGCTTTTATTTCCAAATACTTTGACATAATTATTAAAATTGCGTAAATTTATGTTACAATTTAAAAAATATGCAATATAACAATTGTCCAAAATGTGGAACAAAATATAAAAGAAACCAAATTGATAACAAAAATATTTATCAAAATCTTTTTGCATGTCAAAAATGTAATTTTATTTTTTATAATAACCCAAAACCTGCTGTGGTAGGATTAATTTATAATAACGAAAATAAATTACTTTTAGTAAAAAGAAAAATTAAACCTTATGTTGGATACTGGGACTTGCCTGGTGGTTTTGTTAATGCAAATGAAAACCCCTCTAACTCAATCATTAGAGAAATTAAAGAAGAACTAAACCTAGATGCTAAAATAATTAATATTGAAAATACTTTTACAGAAAATTATAAAAACAAAGGAAGAAATAACGAATAATATAATTTAGTTATCATTGCTTACCATCCTTTAAAGATATGGTAGCCATGGATGATGTAAGTGACTACAAATTTTTTTCAATAAATAACTTACCAAAAAAAATCGCTTTTCCGGAAAAAAGAAAATTTTTTAGCAATCTAGTCAAACAAAGAAACTAAACTTCCAATTGGAAGCTTAGCTTCTAAGTAAGATATTTTACTATAAGCTATAAATTTTCCGCAAAAAACTTATCAATATCTTCAACTTTAATCGTCTCTTGTTTCATTGTGTCTCTATCTCGAACAGTTACTGTCCCTTTTTCAAGAGTATCAAAATCAACAGTCAAACAATAAGGTGTTCCAATCTCATCTTGTCTTCTATATCTTTTACCAACATTTCCATTATCATCAAACTCGCAAGTATATTTTTGACTTAAATTAGCAAAAACTTCTTTTGCTTTTTCAACCAAATCTGGCTTATTTTTAAGTAATGG
Proteins encoded in this window:
- a CDS encoding NUDIX domain-containing protein, which produces MQYNNCPKCGTKYKRNQIDNKNIYQNLFACQKCNFIFYNNPKPAVVGLIYNNENKLLLVKRKIKPYVGYWDLPGGFVNANENPSNSIIREIKEELNLDAKIINIENTFTENYKNKGRNNE
- a CDS encoding His/Gly/Thr/Pro-type tRNA ligase C-terminal domain-containing protein; its protein translation is PLLKNKPDLVEKAKEVFANLSQKYTCEFDDNGNVGKRYRRQDEIGTPYCLTVDFDTLEKGTVTVRDRDTMKQETIKVEDIDKFFAENL